Within Butyrivibrio fibrisolvens, the genomic segment AGATCTTACCCTCTCAAGATCAGGTGTAAGACCGTCAAAAGACACCTCCTTAAGCTCAGGAAGATTATCAAAGAGCTGTCCGGGATCTGCAATAACATCCTCTCCCATCTCTTCAAGACCCATATACATATCTACAAGAACTGCTCTGTGACCTTTTCTTCTGAGTGCTCCACACACCTTGGTTCCTGAGATAAAAGAAATCTCACGTTCTGTGGAAAGACCTCCACATAATACAACTATATTCATAATAAACCTCTTTTACTTATGCATCAGATCTGGCATAAGAATTCTTCATAACATTGCTGGCTTCTTTGAGAACCTGGTTCAGAACCTTGCGAGTCTCTTCCTGAACCATCTTAGCAGTTTCATTATTGGCTTTCTCGCTTATCTTAACAGCTGCTCCGGCTTTGGCATTTTTAAGCTCTTCATCATAACGGTTAATGATCTCATGACACTTTCCATGAACCTTGAGCTGATAACGCTCTATAAGATTAAGACTTGTCTTATATGAAGCATTGGCAAGAGCACCTATAAGTCTGCTGTTCCAGTAGAAAGAATCAGTGGATACGTCCGCATCACAGGTTCCAAGGAACTTGGGCACTTCATTTATATTAACGTACATAGGAACCATTACGTTAAATACATTGGATCCGAATGCAACCCACTGGATTGCAGGAGCATCAGGTCTTATCTGAAGAAGTGACATAAAGTCTGTACGGTTAACTCCTATAGAACGGAATGCTCCTCTCATAGAAGGATCCCCGTAACTTGCATATGGATCATACGGTGTTCCCTGGAAGTGGCTTGACAGAAGATACTTAACATCCTCTTCTGTGATCTTCTTCTCAGGAATAAGTGACCATGGTATATCATTAGAATCAGGTCTATAGTCTGCTGTAGGTCCGTCCCAATAATAGGTATGAGGATTTAAGTATCTCTCCATATACCATGCTCTTGGTGTGTTATATACATGATCTGCATCTTCATGTGAACCAAAAGCATATCTTGCATTAAAGCCTTCAGAAATCGACAGATCAAGATGACCTTTTTCTATAAATTCTCTCATATCAGATGAGCACATATGTTCTTTCTGAGCGCCGAGAGCATCATCAAGGTCAAACATATCTATACCCATCTGGTTGGGCATTACAACATAAGCTTCATCCGGAACTCTTCTTGCGATCCAGTGATGTCCGCCTATTGTCTCAAGCCACCACACTTCATCCTTATCTGCAAATCCGATACCGTTCATCTCATAGGTACCATATTTTTCAAGAAGTGATCCAAGACGCACTACACCTTCTCTTGCACTCTTTATATAAGGCAGTGTCAGAACCACAAGATCCTCTTCACCGATTCCGCCTTTTTTAAGTGACGCATCAAGACAAGGATCAAGTCCCTGAACTCTCTCGTTAGAAGTTATAGTCTCTGTAGCTGTCATAGCTACTCCTGCGGCATTGATACCACTTGCTGCCCATATTCCTTCTCCTTCTACAGCATTGGGTACGCAGGTATACTGCATAGGATCATCAGGAAGATCTATCTTGGCATTTGAAATAACTGATTTATATTTTCTAGGCTGCTCCTTAGGCTTTACTACAGTGAATTTCTTGGGAGTGTATCCACCGGCACCGGAATCATCGTTTCTAGCCATCATAGTCGAGCCATCGTAAGAAGCTTTCTTACCTACAAGTATTGTAGTACAAGGCATGATTGTTCCTCCTTTGTAGTTCGTTTAGGGCCTGAATCAATAGAATCACCGGACCATCTTGCATACTCCTTATGACTATATTGATTCAAGTCCTAAATATCCAAAAATAAAACTAAACCCTACATATAATAACTGTATTCCTATAAAAACTCAACCCGGGCCCTACTGCCACATGTAGGTTATATCTATGACTGGTTTCTTTTTGCAATTATCAAAGCATCTTTTGCCACAAGGCATTCATCCATTATCTTATTTTGTAATTTACTGATCCGATATCTCATTTTATGATTTACTAATCTGATACATTTAGTGATTTACTGATCTAATATATTGTTCGGTTACATTATAGTAGTATCCCATGCTAAAAGGTGTATACGTTATATCGTTTACCGCTAGTAAACAAAAGAATATAATAATTATTAATTGGATAGATATTGTTACTAATCCAATATTTATTTTCGATTTTCGAAGATACATCATAAAAAGCGTGAATAATACTGTATTATCAAAAGCATAGAATTAGTAAAAAAGTATCTTAATAGTCATTGTTTTTATATTATTTTAAATATTTTTTTGGTAAACCCTAATATTTTTAATATTTTTGGCGAAATATGATTTGGAACCGTTTTTTCGTTAACTTTGTGTCCTGATTTTTCAGGGCGCCTTAAAGATTTTTTGAAAAAAGGAGAAAAATCATGGCAAAAGC encodes:
- a CDS encoding C69 family dipeptidase; this encodes MPCTTILVGKKASYDGSTMMARNDDSGAGGYTPKKFTVVKPKEQPRKYKSVISNAKIDLPDDPMQYTCVPNAVEGEGIWAASGINAAGVAMTATETITSNERVQGLDPCLDASLKKGGIGEEDLVVLTLPYIKSAREGVVRLGSLLEKYGTYEMNGIGFADKDEVWWLETIGGHHWIARRVPDEAYVVMPNQMGIDMFDLDDALGAQKEHMCSSDMREFIEKGHLDLSISEGFNARYAFGSHEDADHVYNTPRAWYMERYLNPHTYYWDGPTADYRPDSNDIPWSLIPEKKITEEDVKYLLSSHFQGTPYDPYASYGDPSMRGAFRSIGVNRTDFMSLLQIRPDAPAIQWVAFGSNVFNVMVPMYVNINEVPKFLGTCDADVSTDSFYWNSRLIGALANASYKTSLNLIERYQLKVHGKCHEIINRYDEELKNAKAGAAVKISEKANNETAKMVQEETRKVLNQVLKEASNVMKNSYARSDA